One Ignavibacteria bacterium genomic window carries:
- a CDS encoding T9SS type A sorting domain-containing protein, with protein sequence MKTLILTFIFIPSIIFAQYTNVQITNISNPEEVSIMMDPKNTNRLVAGCNINAYFYSSNGGLNWTRGTLSSTYGVWGDPCIIIDTLGHFYYFHLSNPSSGGSWIDRMVVQKSTNGGVNWSTPGAYFGLFPPKQQDKEWAVVDTRNNNIYVTWTQFDSYGSASPLDSSIIFFSKSTNAGTNWSTAMRINTKAGDCIDEDNTVEGAVPAVGPNGEIYVAWTGPLGLVFDRSTDAGNTWLSNDIPITSQPGGWDYSIPGLQRCNGLPITCCDLSSGPNRGTVYVNWSDQRNGSTDTDVFLIKSTNGGTNWSTIKRVNDDPPGKHQFFTWMTVDQKTGYLYFVFHDRRNYTDTRTDVYIARSTDGGETFQNIKVSATPFTPSASVFFGDYNNIIAHDNVVRPIWTRLDGMQLSIWTAIVDFTTGVSDPAGNIPENFSLSQNYPNPFNPETKIKFEVPVTNGADQTEVKLIIYDALGKEVTRLVEGLLHHGTYEVTWLGLGYPSGTYFYKLVSGDFSDTKKMVLIR encoded by the coding sequence ATGAAAACATTAATCCTGACTTTCATTTTCATACCTTCAATAATTTTTGCTCAATATACTAACGTTCAGATAACAAATATTTCAAATCCTGAAGAAGTTTCCATAATGATGGACCCGAAAAATACAAATAGACTTGTAGCGGGATGCAATATTAATGCATATTTTTATTCCTCAAACGGAGGACTGAACTGGACAAGAGGCACACTTTCGTCGACATACGGCGTATGGGGAGACCCCTGCATCATTATAGATACGCTTGGTCATTTTTATTATTTTCATTTATCAAATCCTTCATCAGGCGGTAGCTGGATTGACAGAATGGTGGTTCAGAAATCTACTAACGGAGGAGTGAACTGGTCAACTCCGGGCGCATACTTCGGATTATTTCCTCCAAAACAGCAAGACAAAGAATGGGCAGTTGTTGATACAAGAAATAATAATATTTATGTAACATGGACGCAGTTTGATTCTTACGGAAGTGCAAGTCCATTGGACAGCTCGATAATATTTTTTTCCAAATCGACAAATGCCGGAACAAACTGGTCAACTGCAATGAGAATAAACACAAAAGCAGGTGATTGCATCGATGAGGATAATACTGTTGAAGGCGCTGTTCCTGCAGTCGGACCAAACGGAGAAATTTATGTCGCATGGACAGGACCGCTCGGGCTTGTTTTTGACCGCTCTACAGACGCAGGCAACACCTGGCTTTCAAACGATATTCCGATAACTTCACAGCCGGGAGGCTGGGACTATTCGATTCCGGGACTTCAGCGATGCAACGGACTTCCTATAACCTGTTGTGATTTAAGCAGCGGACCAAATCGCGGAACTGTTTATGTTAACTGGTCTGACCAGAGAAACGGTTCAACCGACACGGATGTATTTTTAATTAAATCCACAAACGGTGGAACTAATTGGAGCACAATTAAACGTGTAAATGACGACCCTCCGGGCAAGCATCAGTTTTTCACATGGATGACCGTTGACCAGAAAACAGGTTATTTATATTTTGTTTTTCACGACAGAAGAAACTACACGGATACAAGAACGGATGTTTATATTGCCCGTTCAACCGATGGAGGAGAAACTTTTCAAAACATAAAAGTCAGCGCAACGCCGTTTACACCAAGCGCTTCAGTATTTTTTGGTGATTATAATAATATAATTGCTCACGATAATGTTGTCCGTCCAATCTGGACGCGTCTTGATGGAATGCAGTTAAGCATCTGGACGGCAATTGTTGATTTCACGACAGGTGTTTCGGATCCTGCCGGAAATATTCCCGAAAACTTTTCTTTATCACAAAATTATCCCAATCCCTTTAATCCTGAGACAAAAATAAAATTTGAAGTTCCCGTTACAAACGGCGCGGACCAGACTGAAGTCAAGCTTATTATATATGATGCTTT